In one Brassica oleracea var. oleracea cultivar TO1000 chromosome C9, BOL, whole genome shotgun sequence genomic region, the following are encoded:
- the LOC106313498 gene encoding probable pyridoxal 5'-phosphate synthase subunit PDX2, whose amino-acid sequence MTVGVLALQGSFNEHIAALRRLGVQGIEIRKAEQLLTVSSLIIPGGESTTMAKLAEYHNLFPALREFVKTGKPVWGTCAGLIFLADRAVGQKEGGQELVGGLDCTVHRNFFGSQIQSFEADISVPILTSKEGGPETYRGVFIRAPAVLDVGPDVEVLAHYPVPSNKVLYSSSTVQIQEEDALLETNVIVAVKQRNLLATAFHPELTADTRWHSYFMKMAKEMEQGASSSSGGTIVSVGETSVGTEQAKPDIPIYQ is encoded by the exons ATGACCGTGGGAGTATTAGCTTTACAAGGCTCTTTCAACGAGCACATCGCGGCTCTGCGGCGGCTAGGCGTCCAAGGAATCGAGATTAGGAAGGCGGAGCAGCTTCTCACCGTTTCATCTCTCATAATCCCTGGCGGCGAGAGCACCACCATGGCCAAACTGGCCGAGTACCACAACCTG TTCCCGGCTCTACGTGAGTTTGTCAAGACGGGGAAACCTGTTTGGGGGACATGCGCTGGTCTTATCTTCTTGGCAGACAGAGCAGTTG GTCAGAAAGAGGGAGGTCAAGAACTAGTTGGTGGCCTTGACTGCACCGTACACAGGAACTTCTTTGGCAGCCAG ATTCAAAGTTTTGAAGCTGATATCTCTGTACCTATTCTAACATCTAAAGAAGGTGGGCCGGAGACATACCGAGGAGTCTTCATACGCGCTCCAGCTGTTCTCGATGTTGGCCCTGATGTCGAAGTCTTAGCGCATTATCCCGTCCCATCAAACAAGGTCTTGTATTCAAGCTCTACTGTCCAAATCCAAGAG GAAGATGCTCTTCTAGAGACGAACGTCATTGTTGCGGTGAAGCAAAGAAACTTGTTAGCGACTGCGTTTCATCCCGAGTTAACCGCAGACACGCGATG GCACAGTTATTTCATGAAAATGGCGAAAGAGATGGAACAAGGAGCTTCTTCAAGCAGTGGTGGAACTATTGTTTCTGTTGGAGAAACCAGCGTTGGTACCGAGCAAGCTAAGCCTGATATTCCTATATATCAGTAA
- the LOC106316795 gene encoding uncharacterized protein LOC106316795 has protein sequence MEHRKSYVLVALFAFLLLTDIVIAASDGGNGNGNNGQGGQVDKGNGGYDGKGKGNGNGNGNGNGPKDKEKKDKDKKDKERKEKEKKDKEEKAKKDKERKEKEKKEKERKEKEKRDKEQSEAAARYRMLPPYPTGQEQAMCQGRGACYYKTLVCPGECPKRKPTKNRNTKGCFIDCTSKCEATCKWRKTNCNGYGSLCYDPRFVGGDGRMFYFHGSKGGNFAIVSDNNLHINAHFIGTRPVGRTRDFTWVQALNVMFESHKLVITANKVTQWDENTDAFTIRYNDQLITLPEDEQSEWRANSGQREIVIERTDERNSVRVLVSGLVQMDIKVRPIGKEEDRVHNYQLPQDDAFAHLETQFKFLDLSELVEGVLGKTYRPDYVSTAKTGVPMPVMGGEDKYQTPSLFSPTCRLCRFKPQEQPLSADI, from the exons ATGGAGCACAGAAAGTCATATGTGCTTGTCGCTCTCTTCGCATTTCTCCTCTTGACCGACATTGTCATTGCTGCCAGCGATGGCGGCAATGGCAACGGTAACAACGGGCAAGGTGGACAAGTAGACAAGGGTAACGGAGGTTATGATGGTAAAGGCAAAGGTAACGGTAACGGTAACGGTAACGGTAACGGCCCAAAGGACAAGGAGAAGAAGGATAAGGACAAGAAGGACAAGGAAAGGAAGGAGAAAGAGAAGAAGGATAAGGAGGAAAAAGCAAAGAAGGACAAGGAGAGGAAGGAAAAGGAGAAGAAGGAAAAAGAGAGGAAGGAGAAAGAGAAGAGGGACAAGGAGCAGAGCGAAGCAGCTGCTAGATACAGGATGCTTCCACCATATCCTACAGGACAAGAGCAGGCCATGTGTCAAGGTCGGGGTGCATGTTATTACAAGACTCTCGTTTGTCCTGGTGAATGTCCCAAGAGGAAGCCCACCAAGAACAGAAACACTAAAGGTTGCTTCATTGATTGCACCAGCAAATGCGAAGCTACATGCAAAT GGAGAAAAACTAACTGTAACGGCTACGGTTCTCTCTGCTACGACCCTAGATTTGTTGGAGGAGACGGTAGAATGTTCTATTTCCATGGATCCAAAGGAGGAAACTTTGCGATCGTTTCAGACAACAACCTCCATATCAACGCTCATTTCATCGGTACAAGACCCGTTGGAAGAACCAGAGACTTCACATGGGTTCAAGCCCTAAACGTCATGTTCGAAAGCCACAAGCTCGTGATCACAGCCAATAAAGTGACTCAATGGGATGAAAACACCGACGCCTTTACCATCAGATACAACGACCAACTCATCACACTACCTGAAGATGAACAATCCGAATGGAGGGCAAATTCAGGACAAAGAGAGATCGTCATCGAAAGAACCGACGAGAGAAACAGCGTGAGAGTACTTGTCTCTGGTCTTGTTCAGATGGACATCAAAGTGAGGCCTATAGGGAAAGAAGAAGACAGAGTTCACAACTACCAGTTGCCTCAGGATGATGCTTTTGCCCATCTTGAGACTCAGTTCAAGTTCTTAGACCTAAGCGAGCTCGTTGAGGGTGTTTTGGGGAAAACCTACCGTCCTGATTACGTTAGCACGGCCAAGACTGGTGTCCCAATGCCTGTGATGGGAGGAGAAGACAAGTACCAAACGCCTTCTCTGTTCTCACCTACTTGCAGACTCTGCAGGTTTAAGCCTCAAGAACAACCACTCTCTGCTGATATCTAA
- the LOC106317124 gene encoding uncharacterized protein LOC106317124, translating to MSRVLVIFIVLVSVSAVSAAKKGAYDAASTNYKVLSPLGSGQERVRCLARGYCNDKILTCPKECPQRKPQMNKKEKACFIDCSSKCEVTCKWRIANCNGYGSLCYDPRFVGGDGTMFYFHGNKDGNFAIVSDENLQINAHFIGTRPAGRTRDFTWVQAFSVMFDTHNLVIASKKVSSWDDSVDSLVVRWNGEEVEVPTGGEAEWRINLEEREVVVERTDVRNNVRVTVSGIVQMDIKVRPIGKEEDRVHNYQLPEGDVFAHLETRFKFFSLSDLVEGVLGKTYRPGYVSPVKIGVPMPMMGGEDKYQTPSLFSPLCNVCRFQGKPGPGVAKY from the exons ATGTCACGAGTCCTAGTGATTTTCATTGTTCTTGTCTCTGTTTCCGCGGTTTCAGCAGCGAAGAAAGGTGCTTATGATGCAGCTTCAACGAACTACAAGGTGTTGTCTCCACTTGGATCGGGCCAAGAGCGAGTTCGATGCTTGGCCAGAGGATACTGTAACGATAAGATCCTCACTTGTCCCAAGGAATGCCCCCAAAGGAAACCTCAGATGAACAAGAAGGAAAAAGCCTGTTTCATCGATTGTAGCAGCAAATGTGAAGTCACATGCAAAT GGAGGATAGCAAACTGCAATGGATATGGTTCTTTATGTTACGATCCAAGATTTGTAGGAGGAGACGGAACGATGTTCTACTTCCACGGAAACAAAGACGGGAACTTCGCCATCGTCTCTGACGAGAATCTTCAAATCAATGCACATTTTATCGGTACAAGACCTGCTGGTAGAACCAGAGACTTCACATGGGTTCAAGCCTTCTCAGTCATGTTCGATACTCACAACCTAGTCATCGCTTCCAAGAAGGTTTCCTCTTGGGACGACTCTGTAGACTCTCTTGTCGTGAGATGGAACGGGGAAGAAGTTGAAGTTCCGACAGGAGGTGAAGCAGAGTGGAGAATCAATCTTGAAGAAAGGGAAGTTGTTGTTGAGAGAACAGATGTGAGGAATAACGTGAGAGTCACGGTATCTGGGATTGTTCAGATGGATATTAAGGTTAGACCAATAGGGAAAGAGGAAGACAGAGTTCATAACTATCAGTTGCCTGAAGGTGATGTCTTTGCTCATCTTGAGACTCGGTTCAAGTTCTTTAGCTTGAGTGATCTCGTTGAGGGTGTTTTGGGAAAAACATATCGGCCTGGATACGTTAGTCCGGTTAAGATTGGAGTCCCTATGCCAATGATGGGTGGAGAAGACAAGTATCAGACTCCTTCTCTGTTCTCACCTCTCTGTAATGTCTGCAGGTTCCAAGGCAAACCTGGTCCTGGTGTGGCTAAGTACTAA
- the LOC106317156 gene encoding dehydrodolichyl diphosphate synthase 7-like, protein MREHVGKSSKLFNGFTTIMRRFIFKVLCVGPIPNHISFIMDGNRRFAKKHNLQGLDAGHRAGFVSVTYVLQYCQEIGVPYVTLYAFGIDNFKREPEEVKCMMDLMLEKIELTIDQAISGNLKDLKVIFAGDLNLLNERLKVAAQSLMELTEQNRGLVAVVIVAYSTSHEIVQAIRESCVRKCVDGDSPLVLEMSDVEECMYTSIVPDPDLVIRSGGIDRLSNFMTWQSSRSLLHTTAALWPELGLWHLVWAILKFQRMHDYLQKKQKLD, encoded by the coding sequence ATGAGAGAACACGTAGGTAAATCCTCTAAACTCTTCAATGGTTTCACGACTATAATGAGGAGATTCATATTCAAAGTTCTATGCGTCGGTCCAATCCCTAACCACATCTCATTCATCATGGATGGTAACCGCAGATTCGCCAAGAAACATAATCTTCAAGGCCTAGACGCAGGACACAGAGCCGGTTTCGTATCCGTAACCTATGTTCTTCAGTACTGCCAAGAGATTGGTGTGCCGTACGTCACACTCTACGCCTTTGGTATCGATAATTTCAAGAGAGAACCTGAAGAAGTCAAGTGTATGATGGATCTGATGCTTGAGAAAATCGAGCTCACAATCGATCAAGCTATCTCCGGGAATCTAAAGGATTTGAAAGTGATCTTTGCTGGTGATTTGAATTTGCTAAACGAGCGTCTTAAAGTCGCAGCTCAGAGCCTGATGGAACTCACTGAGCAGAATAGAGGTTTAGTGGCTGTGGTTATCGTTGCGTACAGCACAAGTCACGAGATTGTTCAGGCTATTAGAGAATCTTGTGTAAGGAAGTGTGTGGATGGAGATAGCCCTCTGGTTTTGGAGATGAGTGATGTTGAAGAGTGTATGTATACATCAATTGTTCCTGATCCGGATCTTGTAATAAGATCAGGAGGAATAGATCGGCTGAGTAACTTCATGACTTGGCAGAGTTCAAGGTCTCTTCTTCATACCACGGCAGCTCTTTGGCCGGAGTTAGGTCTTTGGCATTTGGTTTGGGCCATTCTTAAATTCCAGAGGATGCACGATTACTTGCAGAAGAAGCAAAAACTCGACTAG